The Spirochaeta lutea DNA window AGTAAGGATGTGCCAACCTTTCGCTGACGTTTCCGATATTTAGTTCTCTTTGGGCTTAGCATGCTCTAACTCCTCGATCCACTTCGTTCACGCTTCTTGCGTACAACTTCGCCTGCATCTTCTTTGGTTTCCTTTTTGAGGACTTCACCCTTGAAGACCCATACCTTTACGCCAATCACACCGAAGGTAGTTTCTGCTTCTGCAAATCCATAATCGATGTTCGCTCGCAAGGTATGCAACGGCACTCTTCCTGCCATTTGGCTTTCGCTACGGCTCATTTCCGCACCACCCAAACGACCAGCTATCAGAATCTTCACTCCCTGTGCCCCATGGCGCATAGCATTGCCAACAGACATTTTTAGGGTTCTTCGAAATGATGCTCGGGATTTCAATTGCCTGGCAACGTTCAATGCAATGATCTGTGCATCGACTTCAGGCTTTTTAATCTCTTTTATTTTAATTTGGATCTTCTTATCAATTTCTTTTTGCAAGATAGATCCGATCTTCTCAATTGTTGCACCCTTCGTACCGATCAGTACGCCGGGGCGAGAGGTATGAATCACCAGGGTAACTCTTTGAGGATGCCTTATGAGTTCCACATCGGAAATCTCAGCGTTTTTGCTCTCAGGAATCTTCTTCAATAACCGCCTGATCTTTAGATCTTCGTGCAGTGTATCAGCATACTCCCGGGGGTCAACATACCATTTTGATCGCCAAGTCTGATTAATTCCAAGACGTAGGCCGATAGGATTAACTTTCTGTCCCACGTTATTCTCCCCTTCCTGTTTTTTCACCGACTACAGCAGTAATATGACTCATTCGCTTTTGTAATATGTCAGCACGACCTCGTCCCCGTCGCCATATGCGCTTCATCCTCGGTCCCTCATCGATGTACAATTCATTGACGTAGAGCATGTCTTCATCCAGGTTTTTATCCTGGTATAAAGCGTTAGATGCAGCCGAATGGACCACCTTCTTCAGAAGCTTTGCGCCCTTATGGGGTAAATGATCTAGTATAGCCATAACCTCTGAATAGGGTTTGCGACGAACCTCGTTTGCCACACGACGAATTTTTGAAGGAGAAATAAGTACGTATTTAGCATGGGCACGGTAAGCTTTTTTTTCTGCCATTTCCATCTCCCTTTTACCGCTTTCCGGCTTTCTTATCCGAACCAGCGTGACCACGGAAGATTCTCGTAGGAGCAAACTCACCAAGCTTGTGCCCAACAAGATTCTCCGTGACATAAACAGGGACCCAAGTCTTCCCGTTATACACTGATACAGTCATACCAACCATGTCAGGGATAATGGTAGATGATCGACTAAAGGTCTTGATCATCTTTTTATCACCGGACTTACTCATTTCGGTAACTTTTTTATATAGACTCTTTGCTATGAAGGGTCCTTTTTTTATTGACCTAGACACATTGAACTCCTACTTTCTTCGTTTCACTATGAAACGACTAGACTGCTTCCGCTTCTTTCTGGTTTTATATCCCTTTGTAGGTACACCCCAAGGACTAACAGGATGTCGGCCACCAGACGTCCGCCCTTCACCACCACCATGGGGATGGTCAACAGGGTTCATAACAACACCACGAACCTTAGGTCTATGACCAAGCCAGCGTGAACGCCCGGCTTTGCCGATAGAAACGTTCATGTGGTCTGCATTGCCAACAACTCCAAGAGTCGCAAAACACTTTTTAAATACAAGACGAGTTTCCCCCGATGGCAGTCGAAGAGTAACATAGTCTTTTTCTTTTGCTACAATCGTGGCATAAGCGCCTGCGGATCGTGCCATTTGTCCCCCGCGACCGAGCTGCAATTCGATATTATGCACCTGAGAACCAAGAGGTATAAACTCAAGCTGCATAGAATTTCCAACCTTCGGCTCAACAGAAACACCACTGATTATCTGATCCCCAGGAACCATTCCCTTTGGGGCGAGTATGTAACGCTTCTCGCCGTCGGCGTAATTCACAAGTGCGATATTAGCGGAGCGGTTCGGATCATATTCGATCGCAGCGATTTTACCAGGCACATCAAATTTCTGACGAGCAAAATCAATAGATCTGTATCTTTGCTTATGCCCGCCACCTCGTCGCCGCACAGAAATTCTGCCACTGGCGCCTCTTCCTGCTTTTTGGGACTTACCTTTTGTAAGGTTTTTTTCGGGGCTACGTTTAGTAATCTCCGAAAAATCCAAGGCTGTTTTTTCCCGCATTCCAGGTGTAATCGGATTATAGGTTTTAATTCCCATCTTAAACTCCCAGCCTATGCGCCTTCAAAGACACTAATGGTTTCTCCCTCTTTGAGGGTAACCACTGCTTTTTTCCACGAAGAAGTTTTACCCGCTGCTTGACGCAATCTTTTGGGTTTTCCCTTCACATTAACAACATTACAGGCAATAGGATTAACTTTAAAAAGTGATTTGATTGCCTCTTCAACCTGTATTTTGTTCGCTCTCTTATCAACAACAAAGGTGTACTTACCAAGCTCACGCTCCGCTGAGGATTTTTCAGTTACAATCGGTGCGATTATTATCTGATCGGGTCTCATTTTCATACTCCTCTACATTAGGCGGAAGCCGTTGTAGTGCTTTTTTTTGCATCACCGTAAAACTCATTCAGCTTTAGGGCAGCACTTTCAAGAACCACAACCTGCTTAGCATAAAATAAATCATGAGCCCGCAGCCGATTGTAGGATAATGATTTCAGCCAAGGAATATTTCTTCCAGCTCGCTTAACCATCTGATCCTCATCACGGATAATCAAAACCGCCCTCTCCGCAGGAATGATATTCTTTAAAATCTCATTAAGAGTCTTGGTTTTACCTTTACCAACCTGCAGATCCTCAAGCACAATTAATGTATCATTCTTCGTCTTGAGACTAAGAAGAGACTTCATAGCAAGACGCTTAATTTTCCGAGGAAGTGAGTATCCGTAGTCACGTGGTTGCGGACCATGGGAAATACCTCCACCCACCCATACAGGTGATTGTTTTCTACCTGCGCGGGCTCTTCCTGTACCTTTTTGTTTCCAAGGTTTTTTATGACTTCCAGCAACCTGGCTTCTAGTCTTTGTACTCGCATTACCAACACGCAGGTTAGCAAGTTCATTCCGGATAGCGTGATATATCGATCCGTCACTAACTTCGCGGTTAAATACCGAGTCATCGAGCTGGATGGTCTTAACTTCTTTTCCTTCTTTAGAAAGGACCTTCTTGTCCATGATCTCCTACCTTAACCTTTCTTCTTAGCCTTTGCTAAAACCAGATACGTGTTTTTGCGCCCAGGAACTGCGCCTTTAACAAGAATGACCTGTTTCTCAGCATCAACCTTGACTACGCGCAGGTTCTGTACGGTGACGCGATCAAATCCCATGCGTCCTGACATCTTAAGACCTTTAATAGTCTTGCTTGGATAGGCTGACTGTCCGGTTGAACCGTTTTCTCTATGAAACTTTGATCCATGGGTCTTACGACCACCGCCGAATCCCCATCGCTTCATCACCCCTTGAGTGCCCTTACCTTTAGAGGTACCGGTCACGTCGATAAATGAAACATCTTCAAAGAGCTCAACTCCAAGTACATCACCAGGATTTGTATCCTTCTCAAAGTCACGCATCTCGATAAGGCATTTCTGAGGTTTTGCTCCATCCTTGAACTGACCTGAATACGGCTTTGCTGCACGTGATTCCTTCATTTCGTCAGTACCAAGAATGACTGCGCTGTATCCGTCCCTATCGGGTACACGGTGCCCAATAACCAGGTTGGGCTCTACACGCACAACGGTAACGGGAGTAACCTTTCCCTTTTCATCAAAAACTTGGGTCATTCCGACCTTTTTTCCAATAAGCCCTATCATTCTTTTCCTCAATATCTTACGTATGTATGCTTTACTGCTTGATCTCTACGTCCACACCAGCTGGAAGTTCAAGCTTCATGAGCGCATCCATTACCGCAGAAGTCGGCTCAATGATATCAATCAGCCGCTTATGGGTTCGCATCTCGAACTGCTCACGGGACTTCTTATTTACGTGCGGCGACCGGAGGACAGTAAACTTGTTTATCCGGGTAGGTAATGGAATAGGGCCTGATACCTTTGCACCAGACTTCTGAACGGTTTGTACGATTGATTTCGCACTCTGATCAATTAACTCGACATCAAAGCCACGAAGCCGCACCCGAATCTTTTCCTTAGACATTATTCCTCCAAAAAAGGGGGGATTTCTTCACCGGGAAGAAATCCCCACTCACAACAATCGTTATTATTCGACGATGTCAATTACCTGACCAGATGCAACGGTACGACCACCTTCGCGGATAGCGAAGCGCAGACCCTTGTCCATCGCAATTGGGTGAATCAGCTCAACGTTGATTTCAGTATTATCACCGGGCATAACCATTTCCTTTCCATCAGGAAGGGTCACAGTACCGGTAATATCCGTGGTTCGGAAGTAAAACTGAGGACGATAACCAGAGAAGAAAGGAGAGTGTCGTCCACCTTCTTCTTTGCTGAGGCAGTAAATCGTACCCTTGAACTTATGGTGCGGTGTAATAGTTCCGGGCTTGGCGAGAACCTGTCCACGCTCAACCTCTTTCTTATCCACACCACGCAGAAGCGCACCGATATTATCGCCGGCTTCACCCTGATCAAGAAGCTTGTTGAACATCTCAACACCGGTAACAGTCGTCTTCTTGGTATCACGGATACCAACAATTTCAACTTCTTCACCGACCTTTACAATCCCGCGCTCAACACGACCGGTAACAACCGTTCCTCGACCCTGAATAGAGAAAACATCCTCAATGGGCATCAAGAAAGGCTTATCAACAGCACGCTCAGGCAGTGGGAAGTAAGAGTCCATAGCCTCGAGAAGATCAGTAACACACTTAGTCTTTGCATCGTCCTCGGGGTTTTCCATAGCTTCGAAGGCGGATCCCTTAATGAAAGGAATATCGTCGCCAGGGAACTCATAAGATTTCAGCAGGTCGCGAACCTCTTCCTCAACCAGTTCAACCAACTCTTCATCATCTACCAGGTCAACCTTGTTGATGAATACGATAAGAGCAGGTACACCTACCTGCCGAGCAAGCAGAATATGCTCCCGGGTCTGACTCATCGGTCCATCAGTAGCAGATACAACAAGAACAGCGCCGTCCATCTGAGCCGCCCCAGTAATCATGTTCTTGATGTAGTCGGCGTGCCCAGGACAGTCTACGTGAGCATAGTGCCGTGCAGCAGACTGGTACTCAACGTGCCGAGTATTTATAGTAATACCTCGCTGCTTTTCTTCCGGTGCATTGTCAATATCCTCATACTTGAACGCCTTACCACCCTGAGCCTTTGCACTCAGCATAGTGATAGCAGCAGTAAGCGTAGTCTTACCATGGTCTACGTGACCAATGGTTCCTACGTTGATATGAGGCTTCGTCCTCTCGAACTTTTCCTTAGCCATTACGCCCTCCTCACAGAATCGTAACGAAAATGTAATATTTTGAACCTAAAACCAGGAGCCCCACGGGTCTGATATAGGCTACTTTGTCGAATAATGATTAATATACAGGTGGGTAAACGCAGACAACCCGTTCCGATATTATAATCAGAGCTTTGTCTGTCAAGATAATCACCATAGTAACCAGAGGAACGTCTGATAATAACCAGCGTTCTTTGTTATCCGCGCAGCCGAAACTGACAGTTGGTTCACACGGCAACCACCTTACCACCCTTTATAATCAGTACCGCCAAGCGCCTGATCAGTAACACCGATTGGTTCGACTTTGGCCTTTAGGATGATTGGTTTGGTTGATCTAAAGGCAATATGCCCTGGCGATCGTCCTCAGCTTCATGCTGAGACCAATATGTCAGGCAGGATACCAAAGGGCTCCTGCCTTGTCAATCCTTTACAGTAGAATCTACCAACGATAATGAGCAAAAGCCTTGTTTGCCTCTGCCATTCGATGGGTATCTTCCTTCTTCTTAAATGCAGTTCCGGTATTATTAAAGGCATCCATGAGTTCAGAGCTGAGCTTCTGACTCATAGACTTACCGCTCCGTGAACGTGCAGCCTGAATGATCCAGCGCATAGCCAGCGCTTCCCGACGACTCTCGCGTATTTCCACCGGGACCTGATAGGTTGAACCACCAACACGCCGTGATTTAACCTCCACCACCGGCTTCACATTTTCCAGGGCTTTCAGGAATACATCCAAGGGTTTGTCATCACCCTTCTGTTCAATTAGATCAAACGCCCCATACATAACCCGGTTCGCAACGGATTTTTTGCCATCCAGCATCATCCGCTTGATGAACTTAGTTACAATAACACTATTAAAACGGGGGTCGGGTAGTACAACCTTCCGTTCTGGTATTCTTCTTCTTGGCATTCTACGTAACCTCCCTAGGCCTTTGGCCGCTTTGTTCCATACTTGGAACGACCTTTTCGCCGATCATTCACCCCAAGGGTATCTTTTGCACCACGAACAATGTGATAGCGCACCCCAGGAAGGTCCTTAACACGCCCGCCGCGAAGTAATACAACGGAGTGCTCCTGTAGATTGTGACCAATACCAGGAATGTAAGCCGTAACCTCTATTCCGTTTGTCAAACGAACACGCGCTACTTTCCGAAGCGCTGAATTCGGCTTCTTAGGCGTAACGGTCATTACACGGGTACAAACACCTCGTTTCTGAGGGCAGGACTGCAAGGCCGGAGACTTTGTCTTCTTGACCAAGGTCTTTCTACCCTTTCGAATCAACTGATTAATTGTAGGCATGAGTATACAACTCCCTCTTTACTAATTGCCTTAGCAAGGCTGTTTTTCAAATAAACCCCGGAATATATAAACTACCCTCGAGTCAGCACGTTTATTTGATTAAATTGATATGAGCCTGCAATGTAGCAGGCATCATACTGTCCTGTCAAGCATAGGGAACCCCCCGAGGGTTAGACCCTATGATTCATCATCATCTTCATCGTCTTGGCTGTTCACCTCACCGGGTTGAGCAGTTACCTTCTCTCGCTCCCGCGCCTCGACAATCTGTGCAACGTGGGCATCTAAATCCTCCCGCTGCTCGTCATAGAGCTTAATATTCTTGTATGCACGCATTCCGGTACCGGCGGGAATTAATCGACCAATAATGACATTCTCCTTCAATCCCCGGAGATGATCCACAGATCCCGCGATGGCAGCATTGGTAAGTACCCTGGTCGTCTCTTGGAAGGATGCAGCCGAGAAGAAGCTATCAATATTTAAACTGGCCCGTGTGATTCCAAGGAGTAAGGGCTTCGCAACGGCCGGGAGACCACCCTCACGTTCAACGCGCCGGTTTTCTTCAAGGAACTTGGACTTATCAACCTGTTGCCCAAAGATGAAATTGGTATCTCCGACCTTGACGATCTCAACCTTTCTCATCATCTGGCGAATGATAACACCGATATGTTTGTCATTGATATCTACGCCCTGTAGACGGTAAACCTCCTGGACCTCATTCATCAAGAATCGCTGTAGAGCATTCTCTCCAAGAATCTGAAGGATGTCATGAGGATCACGGGCACCATCACTCAAGGGCTCACCGGCTTCTACAAGGTCACCTTGACGAACCAGAAGGTGACGCCCCATTGGAATGAGATGTTTATGCTCTTTCCCATGGGCGTCTACAACCCTGATATCCCGTTTTGACTTAACAATACCGTTAAACTTAACCTCCCCAGAAACAGCAGAAAGTACCGCTGCGACCTTAGGGCGCCGGGCTTCAAAAAGCTCACCGATTCTCGGCAATCCTCCGGTAATATCGCTTGTTTTCACAGATTCTTTGAGCAGCTTGGCCAAGACTCGACCGGCCTTAATATCATCACCCTCATCTACACTGAGGTAAGCACCGCCGGGAAGGAAGTAGGTAACAAGATCTTCGCCCTCTTCATTCCTAAGAACAATGCGAGGCTGTAAGCTTTCCACGGTGTTCTCAGCGATCTTTTTTTCGATCCTTCCGGTATCCTCGTTCACCTCTTCCTTGAGGGTATTTTTGTCAATATCCTCGAAGTGAACAGTACCAGCATGCTCGGCCAAGATCGGCTCGGAGAAGGGGTCGAAGGTAGCTATGGACTGATCAGCTGGAACAATATCCCCCTCAGACACCAGGAGCTCTGCTCCGTTTCTAATTTCATGACGCTGCTCCTGGCCGATTAGGTACAGGAGTTTTCCCCTCAGCATGGCATACGCATTGTCTTTGGAGAGAATCTTATCGCCCTTACGCTCGAGTATTTCCTGTCCTTTTATGACCTTGTCACCATCTTTTACCAAGGCTTTGTCACCATCTTTTATATCGATGGTTTCCAATACCTTGCTAACCAGGATAAAGCCCTTCCGGGTGAACAAGCGGTCACCGTTGTCAAGAACAACCGTACTCCCTTGCACTTCTCGAATTACAACCGGATACTTGAGGTAGGTTCTGTTTTCTTCAGATGCCTTGGTTGCGGCACCACCGATATGGAAGGTACGCATGGTAAGCTGGGTACCCGGCTGACCAATCGATTGAGCAGCGATTATGCCTACAGCCTCTCCAATGTTTACCGTTTTGTTGGTGGCGAGATTTCGACCATAACACTTCTGACACACCCCGTACTTGGATTCGCAGGTCAAAACGGTTCGGATACGGACCGATTCAATCCCCGCTTCCTCGATGGCGTCCGCGATGTCCTCGGTGATTTCCTCGTTTACATCTACCAGAATATCGCCGCTAATGGGATGTTTAACCCGCTCAATGGTGAAACGTCCTACAATTCGTTCCCGGAGGGATTCAACCACCTCTTCTCCGTCTTTTAACGCGGTGTACTGGATACCGTTAATGGTTCCACAGTCTTCTTCATTTACAACGACATCCTGGGCTATATCAACCAATCTTCGGGTCAGGTATCCGGCATCAGCTGTTTTCAACGCGGTATCAGCCAATCCCTTACGAGCACCGTTGGTAGAAATAAAGAACTCAATTACTGAAAGGCCTTCTTTAAAGTTTGATCGGATGGGAAGCTCAATAATCTCCCCGTTCGGCTTAGCCATCAATCCGCGCATACCAGCCAGCTGTCGAATCTGGCTTCGTGAACCACGTGCACCTGAGTTAGCCATCATAAAGACCGGAT harbors:
- the rpsC gene encoding 30S ribosomal protein S3; the encoded protein is MGQKVNPIGLRLGINQTWRSKWYVDPREYADTLHEDLKIRRLLKKIPESKNAEISDVELIRHPQRVTLVIHTSRPGVLIGTKGATIEKIGSILQKEIDKKIQIKIKEIKKPEVDAQIIALNVARQLKSRASFRRTLKMSVGNAMRHGAQGVKILIAGRLGGAEMSRSESQMAGRVPLHTLRANIDYGFAEAETTFGVIGVKVWVFKGEVLKKETKEDAGEVVRKKRERSGSRS
- the tuf gene encoding elongation factor Tu, which codes for MAKEKFERTKPHINVGTIGHVDHGKTTLTAAITMLSAKAQGGKAFKYEDIDNAPEEKQRGITINTRHVEYQSAARHYAHVDCPGHADYIKNMITGAAQMDGAVLVVSATDGPMSQTREHILLARQVGVPALIVFINKVDLVDDEELVELVEEEVRDLLKSYEFPGDDIPFIKGSAFEAMENPEDDAKTKCVTDLLEAMDSYFPLPERAVDKPFLMPIEDVFSIQGRGTVVTGRVERGIVKVGEEVEIVGIRDTKKTTVTGVEMFNKLLDQGEAGDNIGALLRGVDKKEVERGQVLAKPGTITPHHKFKGTIYCLSKEEGGRHSPFFSGYRPQFYFRTTDITGTVTLPDGKEMVMPGDNTEINVELIHPIAMDKGLRFAIREGGRTVASGQVIDIVE
- the rplV gene encoding 50S ribosomal protein L22; translated protein: MEMAEKKAYRAHAKYVLISPSKIRRVANEVRRKPYSEVMAILDHLPHKGAKLLKKVVHSAASNALYQDKNLDEDMLYVNELYIDEGPRMKRIWRRGRGRADILQKRMSHITAVVGEKTGRGE
- the rpsL gene encoding 30S ribosomal protein S12 yields the protein MPTINQLIRKGRKTLVKKTKSPALQSCPQKRGVCTRVMTVTPKKPNSALRKVARVRLTNGIEVTAYIPGIGHNLQEHSVVLLRGGRVKDLPGVRYHIVRGAKDTLGVNDRRKGRSKYGTKRPKA
- the rplW gene encoding 50S ribosomal protein L23 gives rise to the protein MRPDQIIIAPIVTEKSSAERELGKYTFVVDKRANKIQVEEAIKSLFKVNPIACNVVNVKGKPKRLRQAAGKTSSWKKAVVTLKEGETISVFEGA
- the rplB gene encoding 50S ribosomal protein L2, giving the protein MGIKTYNPITPGMREKTALDFSEITKRSPEKNLTKGKSQKAGRGASGRISVRRRGGGHKQRYRSIDFARQKFDVPGKIAAIEYDPNRSANIALVNYADGEKRYILAPKGMVPGDQIISGVSVEPKVGNSMQLEFIPLGSQVHNIELQLGRGGQMARSAGAYATIVAKEKDYVTLRLPSGETRLVFKKCFATLGVVGNADHMNVSIGKAGRSRWLGHRPKVRGVVMNPVDHPHGGGEGRTSGGRHPVSPWGVPTKGYKTRKKRKQSSRFIVKRRK
- the rpsS gene encoding 30S ribosomal protein S19, with translation MSRSIKKGPFIAKSLYKKVTEMSKSGDKKMIKTFSRSSTIIPDMVGMTVSVYNGKTWVPVYVTENLVGHKLGEFAPTRIFRGHAGSDKKAGKR
- the rpsJ gene encoding 30S ribosomal protein S10; the protein is MSKEKIRVRLRGFDVELIDQSAKSIVQTVQKSGAKVSGPIPLPTRINKFTVLRSPHVNKKSREQFEMRTHKRLIDIIEPTSAVMDALMKLELPAGVDVEIKQ
- the rpsG gene encoding 30S ribosomal protein S7, whose amino-acid sequence is MPRRRIPERKVVLPDPRFNSVIVTKFIKRMMLDGKKSVANRVMYGAFDLIEQKGDDKPLDVFLKALENVKPVVEVKSRRVGGSTYQVPVEIRESRREALAMRWIIQAARSRSGKSMSQKLSSELMDAFNNTGTAFKKKEDTHRMAEANKAFAHYRW
- the rplD gene encoding 50S ribosomal protein L4 — translated: MDKKVLSKEGKEVKTIQLDDSVFNREVSDGSIYHAIRNELANLRVGNASTKTRSQVAGSHKKPWKQKGTGRARAGRKQSPVWVGGGISHGPQPRDYGYSLPRKIKRLAMKSLLSLKTKNDTLIVLEDLQVGKGKTKTLNEILKNIIPAERAVLIIRDEDQMVKRAGRNIPWLKSLSYNRLRAHDLFYAKQVVVLESAALKLNEFYGDAKKSTTTASA
- the rpoC gene encoding DNA-directed RNA polymerase subunit beta', yielding MREIQDFDSIMIKLASPDQIRSWSYGEVKKPETINYRTLRPEKDGLFCERIFGTTKEWECYCGKFKSIRYKGVICDRCGVEVTHPKVRRERMGHIELASPVSHIWYYRSVPSRMGLLLDLTIAALRSILYYEKYIVIDPGDTDLKQMQLLTEEEYAEAKERYGMSFSAGIGAEAIKTLLENLDLEGLSAELRSTMIEKGAKADKRLLKRIEIVENFRDSKNRPDWMILSVIPVIPPELRPMVQLDGGRFATSDLNDLYRRVINRNNRLKRLMNLNAPDIIIRNEKRMLQEAVDALFDNSKKKRVVKGASNRPLKSLSDMLKGKQGRFRQNLLGKRVDYSGRSVIVVGPDLKLHQCGLPTKMALELYKPFIMKKLVEKDVVYNIKRAKTLVEQETPEVWAVLDEVVKEHPVLLNRAPTLHRLGIQAFEPVLVGGKAIKLHPLVCHAYNADFDGDQMAVHVPLTQAAQIECWTLMLSSRNLLNPANGKPIVFPSQDMVLGIYYLTRSREGVKGEGKRFASIDEVIYALEIGAVDYHALVKLTHNGELIETTPGRVILNEGLPPEVEYVNYQMGDKELRGLISEVYEKKGPAVTVRMLDAVKDLGFRYATVFGATIGVEDIMVPDSKPAMIDRANNEVLAIQNQYLQGHITQDERYNRVVEVWSKTNEELTNEMMDHLKKDRQGFNPVFMMANSGARGSRSQIRQLAGMRGLMAKPNGEIIELPIRSNFKEGLSVIEFFISTNGARKGLADTALKTADAGYLTRRLVDIAQDVVVNEEDCGTINGIQYTALKDGEEVVESLRERIVGRFTIERVKHPISGDILVDVNEEITEDIADAIEEAGIESVRIRTVLTCESKYGVCQKCYGRNLATNKTVNIGEAVGIIAAQSIGQPGTQLTMRTFHIGGAATKASEENRTYLKYPVVIREVQGSTVVLDNGDRLFTRKGFILVSKVLETIDIKDGDKALVKDGDKVIKGQEILERKGDKILSKDNAYAMLRGKLLYLIGQEQRHEIRNGAELLVSEGDIVPADQSIATFDPFSEPILAEHAGTVHFEDIDKNTLKEEVNEDTGRIEKKIAENTVESLQPRIVLRNEEGEDLVTYFLPGGAYLSVDEGDDIKAGRVLAKLLKESVKTSDITGGLPRIGELFEARRPKVAAVLSAVSGEVKFNGIVKSKRDIRVVDAHGKEHKHLIPMGRHLLVRQGDLVEAGEPLSDGARDPHDILQILGENALQRFLMNEVQEVYRLQGVDINDKHIGVIIRQMMRKVEIVKVGDTNFIFGQQVDKSKFLEENRRVEREGGLPAVAKPLLLGITRASLNIDSFFSAASFQETTRVLTNAAIAGSVDHLRGLKENVIIGRLIPAGTGMRAYKNIKLYDEQREDLDAHVAQIVEAREREKVTAQPGEVNSQDDEDDDES
- the rplC gene encoding 50S ribosomal protein L3, translated to MIGLIGKKVGMTQVFDEKGKVTPVTVVRVEPNLVIGHRVPDRDGYSAVILGTDEMKESRAAKPYSGQFKDGAKPQKCLIEMRDFEKDTNPGDVLGVELFEDVSFIDVTGTSKGKGTQGVMKRWGFGGGRKTHGSKFHRENGSTGQSAYPSKTIKGLKMSGRMGFDRVTVQNLRVVKVDAEKQVILVKGAVPGRKNTYLVLAKAKKKG